In a single window of the Cryptococcus neoformans var. neoformans JEC21 chromosome 11 sequence genome:
- a CDS encoding ribonucleotide reductase small subunit, putative: MATIRQAPPSHRKLRTASHSSSVCSSASTEGSFGDMPRINDVRPIYDSSNASMEDKRDATRITLPNSIKSLSNERSDSNKGGNPAKEGKVTRKFPEEEEEDILRESESRFVLFPIKYNEIWQAYKHAQASFWTAEELDFGHDLIDWHDRMTEQERFFILRILAFFAASDGIVGENIVSQFALEVQIAEARAFYSFQSMIEQVHSETYSLLIETYVRDAQEKDFLFRGMTNIPCIKQKADWALKYITDELPFRTRLVAFACVEGIFFSGSFAAIFWLKKRGLMPGLTFSNELISRDEGMHTDFACLLYNHLKHRCSTDEVHHIVSEALVIEKQFLTDALPCALIGINAHLMCQYMEFVADRLVVDLGYPKIYNATNPFDWMELISLQGKANFFESRVSAYQKANVSRTGTPSGQKEDERLTRRVFRTDADF, translated from the exons ATGGCAACTATACGCCAAGCTCCTCCATCACACCGAAAGCTTCGCACAGcatctcattcttcctcggtcTGCTCCTCAGCAAGTACTGAAGGCAGCTTTGGCGACATGCCTCGGATCAATGACGTTCGGCCGATCTACGACTCTTCAAATGCGTCGATGGAAGATAAAAGGGATGCTACAAGAATTACACTTCCAAACTCCATAAAATCGCTGAGCAATGAGAGAAGCGACAGCAATAAAGGTGGCAATCCCGCCAAAGAGGGCAAGGTGACAAGGAAATTCcccgaagaggaagaggaagatatCCTGCGAGAGTCTGAGTCTCGTTTCGTGCTGTTTCCCATCAAGTATAATGAG ATATGGCAAGCTTATAAACATGCCCAAGCCAGTTTTTGGACCGCCGAAGAACTCGATTTCGGACATGACCTCATTGATTGGCATGACCGGATGACAGAACAGGAAAGATTTTTCATCCTAAGAATATTAGCATTCTTCGCAGCCTCAGAtggaattgttggtg AAAATATCGTGTCACAATTCGCTCTCGAAGTCCAAATAGCAGAGGCGCGCGCATTTTATTCCTTCCAATCAATGATCGAACAAGTGCATTCTGAGACGTACAGTCTCTTGATCGAGACATATGTTAGGGATGCgcaagagaaggatttTTTGTTTAGAGGGATGACAAACA TCCCTTGTATAAAGCAAAAAGCTGACTGGGCATTGAAATATATCACAGATGAGCTG CCCTTCCGAACTAGACTGGTGGCTTTTGCATGCGTAGAAggcattttcttttctggGTCCTTTGCTGCTATCTTctggttgaagaagaggggatTGATGCCTGGACTGACATTCTCAAACGAGTTGATCAGTAGGGATGAGGGTATGCACACA GACTTTGCATGTCTTTTATATAATCACCTCAAGCACCGATGTTCGACAGATGAAGTTCACCATATTGTCTCGGAAGCGTTGGTTATTGAGAAGCAGTTCCTTACCGATGCCCTTCCTTGTGCTTTAATAGGTATTAACGCCCAT TTGATGTGTCAATATATGGAATTCGTGGCAGACAGACTCGTCGTTGACTTGGGCTATCCCAAGATATACAATGCCACTAACCCTTTTGACTGGATGGAATTGATATCATTACAAGGCAAAGCTA ACTTCTTTGAATCCCGCGTCTCTGCTTATCAGAAAGCAAACGTGTCCCGTACAGGGACTCCATCTGGCcaaaaagaggatgagagattAACAAGGCGGGTGTTCAGGACGGATGCGGACTTCTGA
- a CDS encoding expressed protein encodes MTAIIMTPTSPTTPQKRQSYDPYLVQSTSPSLFAAGCSSPAQTPGSAHRSSRSMGSLNNVLEHPVHSSLKGKGVDKSEVDDRRRSMDSPGLRKLGRRSETLPDWLVKGKEKGRVKDINLPGNPKQWAPSELAQYLTYELRTGGPDGTGKILPAPLIADIESWVLRQRVSGTLFLEGSSEGWGNNTSRAPPFIPLLQTIARRLRRRSLLDPHSLPNSRFPGSSTLLEEDETSYDDATTGVKRMAKAYDARSSASETSFSGDDEGELSRLVAQHTGDSVIERWRRWEETGEALKPSEHEEYIQGYGRKRNLSDVSSLSSVSHGSATSERVGRKSPTMEEMLQDVGENLDDEDEDMGRATIKPPPKAADAILSPDGRLHKQATSEPLQQYDPLVDKLKSPNSNFYSISERRSIRGRASVAPALEHAIRPSGLDVPAEPDSKEVTPSATPSKAKVLPPNELLTNGGHFPENMNRYATLGKSSTNRRHPHQLLSLELNDGDADEQDEGSDEGHWETARKVTLRPTRAAAHDSSKADIRPTDKVKEKEEKKMGEQMAQLMERIKDLEERLQTATSSNVLPPVVPVNVPPREKKFALLDLLGWSKDEEDDLPRRVKELPAYLFLVGVGVGAIVVGVILRRR; translated from the exons ATGACAGCCATCATAATGACACCGACATCCCCAACCACACCTCAGAAGCGTCAATCATACGATCCCTATCTCGTCCAGAGcacctccccttccctcttcgCCGCCGGGTGCAGTTCGCCAGCTCAGACTCCCGGGTCGGCGCACAGATCGAGTCGGAGTATGGGGAGCCTCAACAATGTACTGGAGCACCCGGTGCATTCCAgtttgaaagggaaaggggtGGATAAAAGCGAAGTGGACGATAGACGTCGAAGCATGGATAGCCCAGGCCTCAGGAAGctaggaagaaggagcgaGACTTTGCCTGATTGGCTAgtcaaaggaaaagagaaaggcagAGTGAAAGACATTAATCTGCCGGGCAATCCTAAGCAATGGGCTC CGTCTGAATTAGCCCAGTATTTGACATATGAATTACGTACAGGCGGTCCAGATGGTACAGGCAAAATTCTGCCTGCGCCATTGATAGCCGATATTGAGTCTTGGGTGCTGAGGCAACGTGTATCTGGAACACTCTTCCTAGAGGGTAGCTCGGAAGGATGGGG AAACAACACATCAAGAGCACCTCCATTCATACCCCTCTTGCAAACGATTGCCCGCCGCCTGCGCCGCAGATCACTCCTAGACCCGCATTCCCTGCCTAATTCTCGGTTCCCTGGGTCGTCAACActcttggaggaagatgaaactTCGTACGATGACGCGACGACAGGAGTGAAGCGGATGGCAAAAGCCTATGATGCCCGTTCATCTGCTTCTGAAACAAGCTTCAGcggtgatgatgagggcGAACTCTCACGACTTGTTGCTCAACATACTGGGGACAGTGTTATCGAacgttggagaagatgggaagagacCGGGGAGGCACTCAAACCGTCGGAACATGAAGAGTACATCCAGGGGTAtgggagaaaaaggaatcTGTCTGACGTGTCAAGTTTATCGAGCGTTTCGCATGGCTCAGCAACGTCTGAAAGAGTCGGAAGGAAGAGTCCAACAATGGAGGAAATGTTGCAGGACGTGGGAGAAAatttggatgatgaggacgaagatATGGGAAGGGCCACCATCAAACCACCTCCAAAGGCTGCAGATGCCATACTTTCCCCTGATGGGCGACTTCATAAGCAGGCTACGTCTGAACCATTACAGCAATATGATCCCCTGGTGGACAAATTGAAGTCTCCCAATTCAAATTTTTACTCTATTTCTGAAAGACGTTCTATTCGTGGTCGAGCATCGGTTGCCCCTGCGCTTGAACACGCAATACGACCTTCTGGCTTGGATGTGCCAGCCGAACCGGATTCGAAAGAAGTCACCCCGTCCGCGACCCCATCTAAAGCTAAAGTATTACCTCCCAACGAACTTCTCACCAACGGAGGGCATTTTCCTGAGAATATGAACCGTTATGCTACCCTTGGCAAGTCATCTACCAACAGACGACATCCCCATCAGTTGCTCTCACTGGAACTCAATGACGGAGATGCCGATGAGCAAGACGAAGGCAGCGATGAAGGGCACTGGGAAACGGCTAGGAAGGTCACACTTAGACCCACGCGAGCTGCTGCTCATGATTCGTCTAAAGCAGACATCAGACCAACAGATAAagtgaaggaaaaggaggagaagaagatgggagagCAGATGGCCCAGCTCATGGAAAGAatcaaggatttggaagagagattaCAAACTGCCACTTCATCCAACGTCTTACCTCCTGTAGTACCAGTCAATGTACCGCccagggagaagaagttcGCCTTGCTTGACCTTCTTGGCTGGAgcaaggatgaggaggacgatTTACCGAGAAGGGTCAAAGAATTGCCCGCATATTTATTTTTGGTTGGAGTGGGTGTCGGTGCGATTGTTGTCGGGGTAATTCTAAGGAGGCGATGA